In Prochlorococcus marinus XMU1406, the genomic stretch GGTGTCGAAGCATTAGTAACTCTATTAGATGAAGGGGCAGATGATGTTCTTAGAAAACCTTTTGGTCTCGAAGAGCTTGCAGCTCGATGTAGAACACTCCTAAAAAGGGGCCGGATCGGATTACAAGAAAAAGTTGAGGTTGGACCTTTAGAAGTTCATCTTCTTTTAAGACAAGTTACTCTTAGCGAGAAGCCCGTGGAATTAAGCCCTAGGGAGTTTGCACTGCTTTGTGCTCTTCTTATGCCACCTGGAATGGTAAGAAGTCGTCAAGAGCTTTTAAGGATGGCCTGGCCACCCTTCAGTGGAGGGCCAAGGTCTGTAGATACTCAGGTATTAACTTTGCGGAGAAAATTAGAGCAGGCTGGCTTAGGGGAAGGTGGGGGTATAACCACTGTTAGACAACAAGGTTATCGATTCAGTATTGATAATATTTAATTTAGAAA encodes the following:
- a CDS encoding response regulator transcription factor, with protein sequence MQSTEQILASTSGSAQLPTSSQTPSRVLVVEPHPTLRTVLVQRLRQDGHLAAAVGTAAEAIDLCREQSPDLLVSAEILDQNTAMRLAQQLGSSVIVLTARSGVEALVTLLDEGADDVLRKPFGLEELAARCRTLLKRGRIGLQEKVEVGPLEVHLLLRQVTLSEKPVELSPREFALLCALLMPPGMVRSRQELLRMAWPPFSGGPRSVDTQVLTLRRKLEQAGLGEGGGITTVRQQGYRFSIDNI